The genomic region ATCTATTCCTCCAAAGCCAAAGTGCTGCAGTGACATTGATCACTAAGATTATTGGTAAATTGAATGTAAATCCCTCAGATTCAGTCATGTGACGCAGATCATTCTACAAGTGGCAGCCATCTGTGGAAAACATTTAGCAAATAtacagaaaataacaaatagtTATTGATTATGTAGCTGTCATAGCAGCTTCAGTTACAGATCCCATGTGTGTTTAAACATGAATGAGGCCTCTCAGATGACCGTGTATCCCCGGTACGGAGGAGGGAAGTTGTTTGGGTGTCATGTTGTTCATTACATGCTCACTGGGagtttttgtttcctgttcttcGTAGGGATCCCCGTCCTTATAAACTCCAGTTTCTCTCGGATGTACTCCTGCTTACACTCCTCGTAAAACACAGGGTCCCTGTAGCTGGTGGGAGACAGACGTAACAGAAGTTATTTTAAAGGCCGGATGTGGCCTGGTCTGATTATGACGATGCCGGTGATGACATGATTTCGAGACGACTGAGATTTCATGGGCAAAGGTTTAGTGTGTCAGCAAGGGTGAGAGAGACTGGCTAAGCCTTAGCAAAAGGTGTTTGTGGGATAACACATGGGGAGTCACTTAAGTGTGCAAGTGATGCAGAGTGAAACAGCAAAATACTCACTATTGTGTCAGACATTCCTTCAGTGCTGAATTCTCCTCTCGACACTTGAACACCATGAAGAAACCAGATTCTCTACAGCATTTTCCGAAGgctagagggaaaaaaaaacaagggatggaggaggaattagcaaaaaaaactaaaaaaagtgtGCGTGCAggcaggcgtgtgtgtgtggttttcaaCAGGAACAATAGCACGCCAAAATGCACATAATATTCGCACTCCACCACAAGAAGGAACCTGGTTATGGAACACGTTGCCCAGCCTCTTATCAACCtgaaacccatgtttcctccttcactgatGGGTACTGGCCACAAAGTGCATGTATCTGTGGTCGGCCTGTTTTACACACTGGCTCTTTAACAGTCAGCCCACCGCCCGCAAATATAAACACGCCTCATCCACCcccaaataattaaatataggTTGTGCTTCGCGGATCACAGCACCCAATGAGACCTGGGGTTGGTAAGTGGTCTTAAAAATAACTCTGTCAGAAAAAGGAGTATTTCCAGAAATCTCAGGCTCGGCAGAGGAGTGTACTAGAAGACACTTTTTGACAGGGTTTTCGTTCCAGGGACATTTTGGCCAATTTCTATTAACAGCGATCTGCAAACGAACGTCAACGTGCTTCTTCTGCTCTCCACATGGACTGTTTATGTGCGGCAGACCAAAGCCTTCTCCAaggtgattggtcaaactagaaacagaaatCAGAAAGCTTTTTAAGCCTCGAAAATCGTGTCCTTTGCCTACTTCTGCATATTCAGAATCAGTTTAAAGAGATTACAGCTCAGGC from Pleuronectes platessa chromosome 10, fPlePla1.1, whole genome shotgun sequence harbors:
- the cmc1 gene encoding COX assembly mitochondrial protein homolog, translating into MEAVNAEEMHLRHVETDVLIPKMMREKAKELCVEKVEAFGKCCRESGFFMVFKCREENSALKECLTQYYRDPVFYEECKQEYIREKLEFIRTGIPTKNRKQKLPVSM